The DNA segment TCTTTTTCGAGATTGCGCTGCTGAACCGGCGTCAACGGATGATCGATGATGACGAGACCGGCATTGTGCTCGCTCAAGAGATGGCCGATTTCCTCGATCTTGCCGCTGCCGAGCAACGTTCCGGGCTTGGGCTGGGCAACGGGCACGATGGCGCCGTGCACGACCTCCAGATCGATGGCAAGCGCCAGACCGATCGTTTCCTCAAGCCGGCTTTCGTCGCTGCGTGTCGAGGTCGCGGCAATGATCTCAGCGTTCTGTCTGCCCGTCTTTTTCAGGACTGGGACGATGACAACGGCGCGCATGTCATCACGAAGCTTTTCAAGCTCCGGGATGATCGACGCCGATTTGGTATCACGTTTGGTAATGTGTTTTATATCCCGTCAGGATGCGGATTCTTCGCTCTCGAACATCTGCATCGGCTGGCCCGGCATGATTGTCGAGATGGCGTGCTTGTATACGAGCTGGGAATGCCCGTCACGCCGCAAAAGCACACAAAAATTGTCAAAAGACGTAACAACGCCCGTCAGTTTCACACCATTGATAAGAAAAATTGTCAGAGATATCTTCTGCTTGCGGACTGTGTTGAGAAACAGATCCTGCAAGTTCTGAGAACGTTCCGCCATAGCGCCGCTTCTTTCTTATTTTCCGGTTCGATTTAACCGGTTGATTATACAATCTGAATAGCCCCGAACGCTGGAAAAAACCTGTCTTTAAAGCGTCCCCCCGGATTTGGTATCAAATCGCGGTCTTTTCCGCAATGTCGAAAAAGGCTTCACGAATTTTCTGTGACACGCTGCCGGGATGCCCGTTGGCGATGGTTTTACCGTTAACCGCAACGACCGGAAAACAGATACTTGTGGCGGCAGTGATGAAAACCTCGCGTGCTTCCAGCATCTCCTCCAGCGAAAAAGCCTGCTCGACGATCTCAAGGCCAAGCGCCCCGGTAACGTCCTT comes from the Pararhizobium qamdonense genome and includes:
- the hfq gene encoding RNA chaperone Hfq — protein: MAERSQNLQDLFLNTVRKQKISLTIFLINGVKLTGVVTSFDNFCVLLRRDGHSQLVYKHAISTIMPGQPMQMFESEESAS